Proteins encoded within one genomic window of Nitrososphaera sp.:
- a CDS encoding MBL fold metallo-hydrolase RNA specificity domain-containing protein, whose amino-acid sequence MKVKVLGAAKEVGRSAFLVNCNSTNILMDYGVLLKREPIFPMHVKPKEVDAVVITHAHLDHSGFVPSLYLSGSTEIPAIGTLPTFELSELLLEDMIKISGFYLPFEYVDVMTMLKNSKNLEYRQPYMVNNDVKVTLHESGHVVGGSTVIVEHEGKKIFYTGDINTRGSKLLRPADLDFGEIDLMIIESTYSQNEQQPREQAEKALVEFAYEVIERGGTLFVPSFSVERAQEIACVLEAYDFKHKVVMDGMALKANEIMGRHPKFLRDAEMFKRAVGEAEWISGWSRRKKVVKEPCVIISPAGMLVGGSAVFYTQQIATSDKNGIALVSYQGEGTPGRQLLDKRVAVFDGRPTKCYADVKRFEFSGHNSRSELFEILDRVKGNPQVLTVHGDGPSCTRFAEEIKEKYGYEAKAPEQGEEIEVT is encoded by the coding sequence TTGAAAGTCAAGGTTCTAGGGGCCGCCAAGGAAGTAGGCCGCTCGGCGTTTTTAGTAAACTGCAACAGCACAAACATACTCATGGACTATGGCGTCCTGCTAAAGCGGGAGCCGATTTTTCCGATGCACGTCAAGCCAAAGGAAGTGGACGCAGTGGTCATAACCCACGCACACCTCGACCATTCCGGCTTTGTTCCGTCTCTCTATCTGTCCGGCTCTACGGAGATTCCCGCTATCGGCACGCTTCCCACTTTTGAGCTCAGCGAGCTTCTTCTGGAGGACATGATCAAGATTTCTGGCTTTTACCTGCCGTTTGAGTACGTCGACGTCATGACCATGCTCAAGAATTCAAAGAACCTCGAATACCGCCAGCCGTACATGGTAAACAACGACGTCAAGGTCACGCTCCATGAATCCGGCCACGTGGTCGGCGGAAGCACCGTCATAGTAGAGCATGAGGGCAAAAAGATCTTTTACACCGGCGACATCAACACCCGCGGCTCAAAGCTTCTGAGGCCGGCGGACCTTGACTTTGGCGAGATAGACCTCATGATCATAGAGAGCACCTATTCGCAAAACGAGCAGCAGCCGCGCGAGCAGGCTGAAAAGGCGCTTGTCGAGTTCGCATACGAGGTAATCGAGCGGGGCGGGACGCTCTTTGTCCCTTCATTTTCAGTAGAGCGGGCCCAGGAAATCGCCTGCGTGCTTGAGGCCTATGATTTCAAGCACAAGGTAGTCATGGACGGCATGGCGCTCAAGGCAAACGAAATCATGGGCCGCCACCCAAAGTTCCTCCGGGACGCAGAGATGTTCAAGCGCGCGGTCGGCGAGGCCGAATGGATAAGCGGCTGGAGCAGGCGCAAAAAAGTCGTCAAAGAACCCTGCGTGATAATCTCGCCGGCAGGCATGCTGGTCGGGGGATCGGCAGTATTTTACACCCAGCAGATTGCCACCAGCGACAAGAACGGCATCGCCCTCGTGTCGTATCAGGGCGAAGGCACGCCCGGCAGGCAGCTGCTTGACAAGCGCGTTGCAGTCTTTGACGGCAGGCCGACCAAGTGCTATGCCGACGTAAAGCGCTTCGAGTTCTCGGGGCACAACAGCCGTTCGGAGCTTTTTGAAATCCTGGACAGGGTAAAGGGCAACCCCCAGGTCCTCACTGTCCACGGCGACGGGCCTTCCTGCACAAGGTTTGCAGAGGAGATAAAGGAAAAGTACGGGTACGAGGCCAAGGCGCCGGAGCAGGGAGAGGAAATAGAGGTCACTTGA